From a single Pelmatolapia mariae isolate MD_Pm_ZW linkage group LG20, Pm_UMD_F_2, whole genome shotgun sequence genomic region:
- the emc1 gene encoding ER membrane protein complex subunit 1: MAKLILLWLKCVILYNAVDAVFEDQVGKFDWRQQYVGKVRFSHFDTHVQSSKKVLVATENNVFAALNTRTGELFWRHVDKSGPEGNIDALLHHGQDAILVVGNGRLLRSWDVNVGGLNWEIVLDSGSFQKACLVGQQGTVKHVAVLKKNIISLHYLSNGHQKWIENLPESETVDYQTVYSGGNGEVYALGIVPRSHIVIIAYSTDDGEIIKQISVEAPWLSNIVASCAVIGQGVLICVDSATPSLYMYDLKPNMDDLQMTQIPLQSLGLEVAPDFQPLLVSHQPNSAHQPLSEFFLQLGPDNFLLLQFNNGQIVTLRDFKPALLVSFATTGEKTIAAVMSPKNKTACSINLFSAETGRRLLDTTLIFVMDPNGGKPEKIYIQPFLKKDDSVGYRAMVQTEDHTLTFIQQPGRVMWTREEALSDVVTMEMVDLPLTGTQAELEGEFGKKADGLMSMVFKRLSSQLILLQAWISHLWKLFYDARKPRSQVKNEVTIENLSRDEFNLQKMMVMVTASGKLFGIDSKTGSILWRHYLDDVPSNAVFKLMVQRTTAHFPHPPQCTLLIKDKDTGLTTLHVFNPIFGKKSHVTPPALPQPILQSLLLPLMDQDYAKVLLLVDDQYKVSAFPSTKNVLQQLQEMASSIFFYLVDSSQGRLSGYRLRTDLSTEQIWEVVIPMEIQRIVSVKGKRPNEHVHSQGRVMGDRSVLYKYLNPNLLAVVTESTDTHQERSFVGIILIDGVTGRIIHEAVQRKARGPVHIVHSENWVVYEYWSTKSRRNEFSVIELYEGMELYNSTVFSSLDRPHAPQVLQQSYIFPSAISTMEATLTEKGITSRHLLIGLPSGGILSLPKMFLDPRRPEIVSEQSREENLIPYAPELMIRTEWFINYNQSISRVRGIHTSPSGLESTCLVVAYGLDIYQTRVYPSKQFDVLKDDYDYMLISSVLLALFFATMISKRLAEVKLLNRAWR; encoded by the exons ATGGCAAAGCTAATTTTGCTTTGGCTTAAGTGTGTCATATTATACAATGCTGTCGATGCTGTGTTTGAGGACCAAGTAGGAAAATTTGATTG GAGGCAGCAGTATGTAGGCAAGGTTcgtttttctcattttgacaCACATGTGCAGTCATCCAAAAAGGTTCTTGTAGCAACAGAGAATAATGTTTTTGCCGCACTCAATACAAGGACCGGGGAACTCT TCTGGCGACATGTTGATAAGTCTGGACCCGAAGGAAACATTGATGCTCTTTTGCACCATGGACAag ATGCGATCCTAGTGGTTGGCAATGGCCGCCTGCTGCGATCCTGGGATGTCAATGTTGGTGGTTTGAACTGGGAAATTGTGCTCGACTCTGGAAG TTTCCAGAAAGCATGTCTAGTGGGACAGCAAGGCACAGTGAAACATGTGGctgttttgaaaaaaaacattatctcTCTCCATTACCTTTCTAATGGCCATCAAAAATGGATAGAAAATCTACCAGAAAG TGAGACTGTGGATTACCAGACTGTTTATTCTGGAGGAAATGGTGAAGTTTATGCTTTGGGAATTGTTCCCCGTTCCCACATTGTTATTATTGCTTACAGCACTGATGATGGAGAGATAATCAAGCAG ATCTCAGTTGAAGCTCCGTGGCTGTCCAATATAGTGGCCAGCTGTGCAGTGATTGGTCAGGGGGTGCTGATTTGTGTAGACTCTGCAACTCCATCGCTGTACATGTACGACTTAAAACCAAATATGGATGATTTACAGATGACCCAGATCCCCCTGCAG TCACTGGGACTTGAAGTAGCTCCAGACTTTCAACCGCTCCTGGTGTCTCACCAGCCCAACTCAGCCCATCAGCCTCTGTCTGAGTTCTTCCTTCAGCTCGGCCCTGATAACTTCCTGCTTCTCCAGTTCAACAATGGTCAGATAGTTACACTCAGGGATTTCAAGCCA GCCTTGCTGGTTTCCTTTGCAACTACTGGAGAGAAGACCATTGCTGCTGTTATGTCCCCCAAGAATAAAACT GCTTGCAGTATTAACCTCTTTAGTGCTGAAACTGGACGAAGACTTCTAGACACAACACTGATTTTCGTTATGGATCCTAACGGTGGCAAACCAGAGAAA ATCTACATACAGCCATTCTTGAAAAAAGATGACTCTGTAGGCTACAGGGCCATGGTGCAAACAGAGGACCACACACTCACTTTCATACAACAGCCAG GGCGTGTGATGTGGACTAGAGAGGAGGCCTTGTCAGATGTGGTGACAATGGAAATGGTGGATCTGCCCCTCACTGGAACGCAGGCTGAGCTGGAGGGAGAGTTCGGCAAAAAGGCCG ATGGGCTGATGTCTATGGTGTTCAAGAGGCTGTCCTCTCAGCTCATCTTGCTGCAGGCCTGGATCTCTCACCTCTGGAAGCTGTTCTATGACGCACGCAAGCCTCGTAGTCAAGTTAAAAATGAGGTCACCATCGAAAACCTGTCCAGAGATGAGTTCAACTTGCAGAAGATGATGGTTATGGTCACTGCATCTGGAAAA ctCTTTGGGATTGACAGTAAGACTGGCAGTATTTTATGGAGGCACTACCTCGATGATGTCCCATCGAATGCGGTGTTCAAACTGATGGTACAGCGAACGACAGCGCACTTCCCTCATCCTCCGCAGTGCACTTTGCTCATCAAAGATAAG GACACAGGGCTCACCACACTGCATGTGTTTAACCCCATCTTTGGAAAGAAGAGTCATGTGACTCCACCTGCTCTACCTCAGCCAATACTTCAGTCACTCCTGCTGCCACTCATGGACCAGGATTATGCTAAAGTTTTGCTTCTAGTTGATGATCAGTACAAG GTTTCTGCATTTCCTTCTACGAAGAACGTACTGCAGCAACTCCAGGAAATGGCCTCATCCATATTCTTTTATCTTGTTGACTCCAGCCAGGGAAGACTTTCTGGTTACAGACTTAGGACG GACTTGTCCACTGAGCAGATCTGGGAAGTTGTCATTCCAATGGAGATACAAAGGATTGTCTCTGTCAAAGGGAAAAGGCCTAATGAGCATGTCCACTCGCAAGGAAGAGTAATGGGAGACCGCAGTGTTCTCTATAAG TACCTGAACCCCAATCTACTGGCTGTAGTGACTGAGAGCACAGACACGCATCAGGAGCGCAGCTTTGTCGGGATCATCCTGATTGACGGTGTGACCGGCCGCATCATCCACGAGGCTGTTCAGAGAAAAGCCAGAGGACCGGTGCATATTGTGCACTCTGAAAACTGGGTGGTG TATGAATACTGGAGCACCAAGTCACGTAGGAACGAGTTCTCTGTAATTGAACTGTATGAAGGAATGGAGCTCTACAACAGCACCGTGTTCAGCTCGCTGGATCGGCCACACGCTCCTCAGGTTCTCCAGCAGTCTTACATTTTCCCCTCTGCCATTTCTACCATGGAGGCCACGCTGACTGAAAAGGGCATCACCAGCCGCCATCTGCTCA TTGGCTTGCCGTCTGGAGGGATTTTGTCATTACCAAAGATGTTCCTCGACCCACGAAGGCCAGAAATAGTATCTGAACAAAGCCG TGAGGAGAACCTGATACCCTATGCTCCAGAGCTAATGATCCGTACAGAGTGGTTTATCAACTACAATCAGAGTATATCAAGAGTGCGAG